A DNA window from Sphingopyxis sp. CCNWLW2 contains the following coding sequences:
- a CDS encoding glutamine amidotransferase, which yields MPSQQKTRTGLIIRHVPHEGIAGYREPIEAAGYALARLDVSDTNFGAVDLGEPDLLIMMGGPMGVYEQDAHPWIACQMKRLARRLDAGRPTLGVCFGAQMIAAAMGARVYPGPAKEVGFHPLSFVDTSSPLRHLAGVPVLHWHGDTFDLPDDVELLASTPAYPHQAFRRGNNILALQFHGEMGLDPRFDEWLRQWPDALAETGGSVNGMRDLHRRHGPSAVAAGRMMIAEWLAGLTD from the coding sequence ATGCCATCGCAGCAAAAGACCAGAACCGGACTCATCATCCGCCATGTCCCGCACGAGGGGATCGCCGGATATCGCGAACCGATCGAGGCCGCGGGATATGCGCTCGCGCGCCTCGACGTATCCGATACGAATTTTGGCGCGGTCGATCTGGGCGAGCCCGACCTGCTCATTATGATGGGCGGTCCGATGGGGGTTTATGAGCAGGACGCGCATCCGTGGATCGCCTGCCAGATGAAGCGCCTGGCACGCCGGCTCGACGCGGGGCGGCCGACGCTCGGCGTGTGTTTCGGGGCGCAAATGATCGCCGCGGCGATGGGCGCGCGGGTTTATCCGGGGCCGGCGAAGGAGGTCGGGTTTCACCCGCTGAGCTTTGTCGACACGTCATCGCCGCTGCGCCACCTTGCCGGCGTGCCGGTCCTCCATTGGCACGGCGACACCTTCGACCTTCCCGATGACGTCGAATTGCTGGCGTCGACGCCGGCCTATCCGCATCAGGCATTCCGCCGCGGTAACAATATCCTCGCGCTGCAGTTCCACGGCGAGATGGGGCTCGATCCGCGGTTCGACGAATGGCTGCGCCAATGGCCCGATGCGCTGGCGGAAACTGGCGGGAGCGTGAACGGAATGCGCGACCTCCATCGGCGGCATGGTCCTTCCGCGGTGGCGGCGGGGCGTATGATGATCGCCGAATGGCTCGCCGGGCTGACGGACTGA
- a CDS encoding NAD(P)/FAD-dependent oxidoreductase, producing MQFDVVIVGAGHGGAQVAIMLRTQKFAGTIAIIGDEPELPYERPPLSKEYFAGEKEFERIQLRPAKYWDEREVTMLLGKRVASVDPAAHTVTTDGGETIGYGKLVWATGGSPRMLPIPGGDLPGVQGVRTRADADAMKAASETAGQIVVIGGGYIGLEAAAVLSKAGKKVVLLEALDRVLARVAGADLSRFYEKEHRDHGVDLRLGVCVDAIEGETKVTGVRLADGEVIPADLVIVGIGIVPAVEPLIAAGADCANGVRVDRLCKTSLPDVYAIGDCAAHANHFAEGAEIRLESVQNANDQANVVAKGIVGDEAPYHAIPWFWSNQYDLKLQTAGLSTGHDQAVLRGDPATRSFSVVYLKAGKVIAIDCVNATKDYVQGRMIVTAGLVATAEQLADTETPLKALLPA from the coding sequence ATGCAGTTCGACGTGGTGATAGTGGGCGCGGGTCATGGCGGAGCGCAGGTGGCGATCATGCTGCGCACGCAGAAGTTCGCAGGGACCATCGCGATCATCGGCGACGAGCCCGAACTCCCCTATGAACGCCCGCCGCTGTCGAAAGAATATTTCGCGGGCGAGAAGGAATTCGAACGCATCCAACTGCGCCCCGCCAAATATTGGGACGAGCGCGAAGTCACGATGCTGCTCGGCAAGCGCGTCGCGAGCGTCGATCCGGCCGCCCATACCGTCACCACCGATGGCGGCGAGACGATCGGCTATGGCAAGCTCGTCTGGGCGACTGGTGGATCCCCGCGCATGCTCCCGATCCCCGGCGGCGACTTGCCCGGCGTGCAGGGCGTGCGCACGCGCGCCGATGCCGACGCGATGAAGGCGGCGTCCGAAACCGCGGGCCAGATCGTCGTGATCGGCGGCGGCTATATCGGGCTCGAAGCCGCGGCGGTGCTGAGCAAGGCGGGCAAGAAGGTCGTGCTCCTCGAAGCGCTCGATCGCGTACTCGCGCGCGTCGCGGGCGCCGACCTGTCGCGCTTTTACGAGAAGGAGCACCGCGATCATGGCGTCGACCTGCGCCTCGGCGTGTGTGTCGATGCGATCGAGGGCGAGACGAAGGTCACCGGCGTCCGACTTGCCGACGGGGAGGTGATCCCCGCCGATCTCGTCATCGTCGGCATCGGTATCGTGCCCGCGGTCGAACCGCTGATCGCCGCGGGCGCCGACTGCGCCAACGGCGTGCGCGTCGACCGCCTGTGCAAGACGAGCCTGCCCGACGTCTATGCGATCGGCGACTGCGCGGCGCATGCGAATCACTTCGCCGAAGGCGCCGAGATCCGCCTGGAATCGGTGCAAAACGCCAATGACCAGGCGAATGTCGTCGCCAAGGGCATCGTCGGCGACGAAGCGCCATATCACGCCATCCCCTGGTTCTGGTCGAACCAGTACGACCTCAAGCTCCAGACCGCGGGTCTTTCGACCGGGCATGATCAGGCGGTGCTGCGCGGAGATCCCGCCACGCGCAGCTTCTCGGTGGTCTACCTCAAGGCGGGCAAAGTCATCGCGATCGACTGCGTCAATGCGACCAAGGATTATGTCCAGGGGCGCATGATAGTCACCGCGGGGCTGGTGGCGACGGCCGAGCAGCTCGCCGACACCGAAACCCCGCTGAAAGCGTTGCTTCCCGCCTGA
- a CDS encoding autotransporter family protein gives MPPKSISKPLAPRRKHLLLSTAAVGLTLTQASPALAQCVFTPTAGDDTHGCSSGTSPAGLNDPGGNNQLTLPAGGTGIIAGNVTFGGGTDAVVMDSGRINGGVDQGNGDDRFQISAGTVTGQVQQGEGIDDFVMTGGEINTLNQGGSMDTFLMSGGRIVDAFDDGDTARMTGGRIGRVNMKLADNLFDMSGGIIDRNLVAGFGNDTIILSGGTIGGNISVSGGTDSVTITGGSVGGDVLLSVGADSFTWDGGGIVHGTVDLGGDNDSARLVDLTAAHLGRSPRITGGEGTDTLTFDNVTSGGIARFDGWELIRATNDSELTFDGFLTLGDAGTGTGRFELDASSTIFGGGLQGGIAAFTAGQRATLVNAGRIDLTNGGNTPGNSFTVRGDYVGNDGLLLIDTVLGGDNSLSDKLVIDAGAASGTTGITVLNAGGTGGVTAQNGILVVEAINGGTTASGAFALNHRVAVGAYEYFLFRGGTTTGTGQNWYLRSTLPPPPAPAAPPPPEPAPAPPVLTPPPPAPAPEPLPPEPPAPPPPPVPAPPPPPPEPTPVDPDPVDPAPPVTVTDPPPAPTPEPPPAPEPAAPPPPPEPPAEPAPLPPPTPDPAAEPPTPGATPAVAAAGEVVPLFRPEVAAFVAAVPVAHHLASATLGTFHERRGEQALLRGGGVLPATWGRVFAENSDIKWGGDVAPSLDGDLSGFQIGQDFAGWGEDGGTNIRLGAFVGRSSTDGTVRGGALGWNDLTVGQIDVKATSLAGYATLVGTSGWYVDLVAMHSWFDGEAAASSGMAIDVDGTGWTASLEAGYPIALSGKWTLEPQAQLLWQQVKLDDRADAFSAIDFATGDSLTGRAGLRLQGEYGGFQPYLHASLWHGFSGDQSTRFGTDPIRTDLGRTEAEVGAGLIARLGDSVAVHVKGDYAFDADGPRSRRYGGTVGVTIRW, from the coding sequence ATGCCCCCCAAATCCATATCGAAGCCGCTCGCCCCACGCCGGAAGCATTTGCTCCTGTCGACCGCTGCCGTCGGCCTCACGCTGACGCAGGCGTCGCCGGCGCTTGCGCAATGCGTCTTTACGCCCACCGCGGGTGACGACACCCACGGCTGCAGCAGCGGCACCTCCCCTGCCGGCCTGAACGATCCGGGCGGCAACAACCAGTTGACGCTCCCCGCCGGTGGAACCGGGATCATCGCCGGCAATGTAACCTTTGGCGGAGGGACCGACGCCGTCGTGATGGATTCGGGCCGCATCAACGGCGGCGTCGATCAGGGCAATGGCGACGACCGTTTCCAGATCAGCGCCGGGACGGTCACCGGACAGGTGCAGCAAGGCGAAGGCATCGACGATTTCGTGATGACCGGCGGCGAGATCAACACGCTCAACCAGGGCGGGTCGATGGACACCTTCCTCATGTCGGGCGGCCGCATCGTTGACGCGTTCGACGACGGCGACACGGCGCGGATGACCGGCGGGCGCATCGGCCGCGTCAATATGAAGCTCGCCGACAATCTGTTCGACATGTCGGGCGGGATCATCGATCGCAATCTCGTCGCCGGATTCGGCAACGACACGATCATCCTGTCGGGCGGCACGATCGGCGGCAATATCAGCGTCTCGGGCGGCACCGACAGCGTGACGATCACCGGGGGATCGGTCGGCGGCGACGTGCTGCTCAGCGTCGGCGCCGACAGCTTCACCTGGGACGGCGGCGGCATCGTCCATGGCACGGTCGACCTCGGCGGCGACAATGACAGCGCGCGGCTGGTGGATCTGACGGCGGCGCATCTTGGCCGGTCACCGCGGATCACGGGGGGCGAAGGAACCGACACGCTCACCTTCGACAATGTCACAAGCGGTGGAATCGCACGCTTCGACGGCTGGGAACTGATCCGCGCCACCAACGATAGCGAACTGACCTTCGATGGCTTCCTGACGCTTGGCGATGCGGGGACGGGCACCGGCCGTTTCGAACTCGACGCGTCGAGCACGATCTTCGGCGGCGGCCTTCAGGGAGGGATCGCGGCCTTTACCGCGGGACAGCGCGCGACGCTGGTGAACGCCGGGCGCATCGATCTGACCAATGGCGGCAATACCCCGGGCAACAGCTTCACCGTGCGCGGCGACTATGTCGGCAACGATGGCCTGCTGCTGATTGATACCGTGCTCGGGGGCGACAACTCGCTGTCCGACAAGCTGGTGATCGACGCGGGTGCCGCGTCGGGCACAACGGGAATCACCGTGCTCAACGCCGGCGGCACCGGGGGTGTCACGGCGCAAAACGGCATCCTTGTCGTCGAGGCGATCAATGGCGGAACGACGGCGAGCGGCGCCTTTGCGCTCAACCACCGCGTCGCCGTCGGCGCCTATGAATATTTCCTGTTTCGCGGCGGCACGACCACCGGCACCGGGCAGAATTGGTATCTGCGCTCGACCTTGCCGCCCCCGCCAGCACCCGCGGCTCCCCCGCCGCCCGAGCCCGCGCCCGCGCCGCCGGTCTTGACGCCGCCGCCACCGGCGCCCGCCCCCGAACCGCTGCCACCCGAGCCGCCGGCACCGCCGCCGCCGCCGGTGCCCGCTCCCCCGCCCCCGCCGCCCGAGCCGACGCCGGTCGATCCCGACCCGGTCGATCCCGCGCCGCCGGTGACCGTGACCGATCCGCCGCCGGCGCCGACGCCCGAGCCGCCGCCGGCGCCCGAACCCGCCGCACCGCCGCCGCCGCCCGAACCGCCGGCCGAACCCGCGCCGCTACCGCCGCCGACCCCCGACCCGGCCGCCGAACCGCCGACGCCCGGCGCGACACCGGCCGTTGCCGCGGCCGGCGAGGTCGTTCCGCTCTTCCGGCCCGAGGTCGCGGCCTTTGTCGCGGCAGTGCCCGTCGCGCATCATTTGGCGTCGGCGACGCTCGGCACCTTCCACGAGCGCCGCGGCGAGCAGGCGCTGCTGCGCGGCGGCGGTGTGCTGCCCGCGACATGGGGACGCGTCTTCGCCGAAAATAGCGACATCAAATGGGGCGGCGACGTCGCACCCTCGCTCGACGGCGACCTCTCGGGATTCCAGATCGGGCAGGATTTCGCCGGCTGGGGCGAGGATGGCGGGACGAACATTCGCCTGGGCGCCTTCGTCGGACGCTCGTCGACCGACGGCACCGTCCGCGGCGGCGCGCTCGGCTGGAACGACCTCACCGTCGGCCAGATCGATGTCAAGGCGACGAGCCTTGCCGGTTATGCGACGCTCGTCGGGACAAGCGGCTGGTACGTCGACCTGGTGGCGATGCACAGCTGGTTCGACGGCGAAGCCGCCGCCAGTTCGGGCATGGCAATCGACGTCGACGGCACCGGCTGGACCGCGTCGCTCGAGGCCGGATATCCGATCGCGCTCTCGGGCAAGTGGACGCTCGAGCCGCAGGCGCAGCTCTTGTGGCAGCAGGTGAAGCTCGACGACCGCGCCGACGCCTTCTCGGCGATCGATTTCGCCACGGGCGATTCACTTACGGGGCGCGCCGGGCTGCGCCTCCAGGGCGAATATGGCGGCTTCCAGCCCTATCTCCACGCCAGCCTGTGGCACGGCTTTTCGGGCGACCAGTCGACGCGTTTCGGCACCGATCCGATCCGCACCGACCTCGGCCGCACCGAGGCCGAGGTCGGCGCCGGGCTGATCGCACGCCTCGGCGACAGCGTCGCGGTGCATGTGAAGGGCGATTATGCGTTCGACGCCGACGGGCCGCGCAGCCGGCGCTATGGCGGCACGGTCGGGGTGACGATCCGCTGGTAG
- a CDS encoding DUF4126 domain-containing protein, whose product MGIVEILGVAGSLSLLAGWRLYLTILATGTAMHFGWLPLPEHLAALQVLANPWVLGVAFVGTLAEFLADKIAWVDSIWDTVHSIVRPLGGALLALALVDSSDPAWQVIAFLLGGGGALLSHGAKATTRAVVNVSPEPFSNAVVSTGEDVATGGLLALAIAYPPLAIVIAILLAVAAVIVIIALRRLLRNIKATLKRALGDEPPPQFDA is encoded by the coding sequence TTGGGAATCGTCGAGATTTTGGGCGTCGCGGGCAGCCTCAGCCTCCTTGCCGGCTGGCGGCTCTACCTCACCATATTGGCGACCGGCACCGCGATGCATTTCGGCTGGCTGCCGCTGCCCGAACATCTCGCCGCCTTACAGGTGCTCGCCAACCCATGGGTGCTCGGCGTCGCTTTTGTCGGCACCCTCGCCGAGTTCCTGGCCGACAAGATCGCCTGGGTCGATTCGATCTGGGATACGGTCCACAGCATCGTCCGTCCGCTCGGCGGCGCGCTGCTGGCGCTGGCGCTGGTCGATTCATCGGATCCGGCGTGGCAGGTCATCGCCTTTCTGCTCGGCGGCGGCGGCGCCTTGCTGAGCCATGGCGCCAAGGCGACGACGCGCGCGGTCGTCAACGTCAGCCCCGAACCGTTCAGCAACGCCGTCGTGTCGACCGGCGAAGATGTCGCCACGGGCGGCCTGCTGGCGCTCGCCATCGCCTATCCGCCGCTGGCCATCGTCATCGCGATCCTGCTCGCGGTTGCCGCCGTCATCGTCATCATCGCACTGCGCCGGCTGCTGCGCAATATCAAGGCGACATTGAAGCGCGCTCTGGGCGACGAACCGCCGCCGCAATTTGATGCTTAG
- a CDS encoding NUDIX hydrolase — translation MTNTPTTPPAEILPDGAIPAATLVIMRPADDGGADEILMVKRSVAMAFAAGAVVFPGGRVDPDDYRVARLYGPGIDEADGAARVAALRETLEETGLAVGWPALDESDVAEVRQALLAGTLLSDILAARGDRIALESFVPFARWCPNFKEARTFDTRFYAVVAPPHSHELTVEEAEHSHIFWASAKATLAMADRGDVSVIFPTRRNLERLAQVMDFSSFSDHSGQFPVELITPWVEEREGQSYLCIPGHLGYPVTSESFERVRRG, via the coding sequence ATGACAAATACCCCGACGACCCCGCCCGCCGAGATCTTGCCCGACGGTGCCATTCCCGCCGCGACGCTGGTCATCATGCGGCCGGCGGACGACGGCGGCGCTGACGAGATATTGATGGTCAAGCGGTCGGTCGCCATGGCTTTCGCGGCCGGGGCGGTTGTGTTTCCCGGCGGCCGCGTCGACCCCGACGATTATCGGGTGGCGCGTCTGTACGGGCCGGGCATCGACGAAGCCGACGGCGCGGCGCGGGTCGCGGCGCTGCGCGAGACGCTGGAGGAAACGGGCCTCGCGGTCGGTTGGCCGGCGCTGGACGAAAGCGACGTCGCCGAGGTGCGGCAGGCGTTGCTCGCCGGAACGTTGCTTTCGGACATATTGGCAGCGCGCGGCGACCGAATCGCACTGGAATCCTTCGTCCCTTTCGCGCGATGGTGCCCCAATTTCAAAGAGGCGCGGACGTTCGACACGCGTTTCTATGCCGTCGTCGCCCCGCCGCACAGCCACGAGCTGACGGTCGAGGAGGCCGAGCACAGCCATATTTTCTGGGCGAGCGCGAAGGCCACGCTGGCGATGGCCGACCGCGGCGACGTGTCGGTGATCTTCCCAACCCGTCGCAATCTCGAACGCCTGGCTCAAGTCATGGATTTTTCTAGCTTTTCCGATCATTCCGGCCAGTTTCCGGTCGAGCTCATCACGCCATGGGTCGAGGAGCGCGAGGGGCAGTCCTATCTCTGCATCCCCGGGCATCTCGGCTATCCTGTTACGAGCGAATCCTTCGAGCGCGTACGGCGCGGATAA
- a CDS encoding carbon-nitrogen hydrolase family protein: MTEEPAPLAALIQMTSGIDPAVNLATIDRAMGEAAAHGAAMAFLPEMSLLLDRERARSGAHLASEADSPWPAALQALAQKHGIWLHSGSMPLLADDGERRVNRSHVIAADGSIRARYDKIHMFDVTLPSGENWQESAAYAGGDAVAVVETPLGLMGLSICYDLRFPELYRALVDRGATVIAIPAAFTVSTGEAHWHVLMRARAIETGCHVVAAAQGGAHEDGRQTFGHSLAVDPWGIVLADAARPGDAHAEGYALTLAPIDAAAAHRARQAIPLARSRTNRTVAL; the protein is encoded by the coding sequence ATGACCGAAGAACCCGCTCCCCTCGCCGCCCTGATCCAGATGACCAGCGGTATCGACCCCGCCGTCAATCTCGCGACGATCGACCGCGCGATGGGCGAAGCCGCGGCGCACGGTGCCGCGATGGCCTTTCTTCCCGAAATGTCGCTGCTCCTCGACCGCGAGCGCGCGCGATCCGGGGCGCATTTGGCTAGCGAAGCCGACAGCCCCTGGCCCGCGGCGCTGCAGGCGTTGGCGCAGAAGCACGGGATATGGCTGCATTCGGGATCGATGCCGCTGCTGGCCGACGATGGCGAACGCCGCGTCAACCGCAGCCATGTCATCGCCGCCGACGGCAGCATCCGCGCGCGTTACGACAAGATCCATATGTTCGACGTCACCCTGCCGTCGGGCGAAAATTGGCAGGAATCGGCGGCCTATGCCGGCGGCGACGCCGTGGCGGTCGTCGAAACGCCGCTCGGACTGATGGGACTCAGCATCTGTTACGACCTGCGCTTCCCCGAGCTTTACCGCGCGCTGGTCGATCGCGGCGCGACGGTGATCGCCATCCCCGCCGCCTTCACCGTGTCGACGGGCGAGGCGCATTGGCATGTCCTGATGCGTGCACGGGCGATCGAAACCGGCTGTCATGTCGTGGCGGCGGCGCAGGGCGGCGCGCATGAAGACGGCCGGCAGACCTTTGGCCACAGCCTTGCCGTCGATCCCTGGGGTATCGTTCTGGCCGATGCCGCAAGGCCGGGCGACGCGCACGCCGAGGGTTATGCGCTGACGCTCGCCCCCATCGACGCGGCCGCCGCCCACCGCGCCCGCCAGGCGATCCCGCTCGCGCGATCACGGACGAACCGGACCGTCGCACTCTGA
- a CDS encoding M16 family metallopeptidase, whose product MTRSFLLAGAAAALLLTGPSVSAQGTATKTAGAPAKSGDWLYVGSDIPRDTAWQFGVLPNGVRYAVRNNGVPPGQVSIRVRMDVGSMFETEQERGYAHLLEHLTFRGSEHIPDGEAKRIWQRFGVTFGSDSNAQTTPTQTVYQLDLPSVTPANLDESMKLLSGMVREPRISELAVAAERGVVMSELREADGPQKRIADATNAHLFAGQLLGDRSPIGTTASLGKASATSVAAFHNRWYRPDRAVVVIVGDADPAVLAGLVAKYYGDWKADGPNPANPDFGKPDPTKPAAREIVEANQPLALTLAMVRPWKKRIDTVENTRRLYLEFIAQALVNRRLENRARSGGSYLVATVEQQYVSRSVDVTMASIVPLSDWKAALADVRGVIADAVKNPPSQADIDREANEIQAFLVKELENARNEPGARLADDMVRAVDINETVTSPQGQVDMFKAIRASATPKVMLDISKAIFAAPVTRVVLTTPTPAGGDAAVLAALKAPVTARDDRLAAVKADFKQLPAIGQPGTIAATSALLGLRAERIEFANGVTALVSNNKVEPGKVRVNVRFGTGNRSVAADAPNLLWTGDYALVASGIGPWGQNEIDQLTNGRQIQMNFAIDDDAFELSAESRPADLADQMRLIAGKLAQPRWDPAPVERLRIGFLTGYDLNDATPNAVLDRNLRGWLTNNDARWAAPDKAQIEALTPAAFRAFWEPRLASGPIEVQIFGDLETVDYKKILAETLGALPPRQTLAPPAGQRVDFAKHVTVPEIAYHRGEQGQAAAMTAWPTGGGLASPRDARGLEVLAAIFNDRLFDRLRAEQGASYGPVVDSHWPTGFDTGGYLLVGSLLAPKDLDRFYGIARDIAADLVAKPITADELARNAGPIREQVARASTGNVYWMFLLEGATRDPRVTAAALSIQDDISAVTSADIQRLARQYLTPARQWSLAILPKGMTLAEASALGTASASAPAAGGR is encoded by the coding sequence TTGACCCGATCTTTTCTCCTTGCCGGCGCCGCTGCTGCGTTGCTGCTGACGGGGCCGTCCGTCAGCGCGCAAGGGACGGCGACGAAAACCGCCGGCGCCCCGGCGAAAAGCGGCGACTGGCTGTATGTCGGCAGCGATATTCCGCGCGACACCGCGTGGCAGTTCGGCGTGCTTCCCAACGGTGTGCGCTATGCCGTGCGCAACAATGGCGTTCCCCCGGGGCAGGTGTCGATCCGCGTCCGCATGGACGTCGGCTCGATGTTCGAAACCGAACAGGAGCGCGGTTACGCCCATTTGCTCGAACATCTGACCTTCCGCGGGTCGGAGCATATTCCCGATGGCGAAGCCAAGCGCATCTGGCAGCGGTTCGGCGTTACCTTCGGTAGCGATTCGAACGCGCAGACGACTCCGACGCAGACGGTCTATCAACTCGACCTGCCGAGCGTGACGCCCGCCAATCTCGACGAAAGCATGAAATTGCTGTCGGGCATGGTGCGCGAACCGCGCATCTCCGAACTCGCGGTCGCCGCCGAGCGCGGCGTTGTAATGTCAGAACTGCGCGAAGCCGACGGCCCGCAAAAGCGGATTGCCGACGCGACCAACGCGCATCTGTTCGCAGGGCAATTGCTTGGCGACCGCTCGCCGATCGGCACCACGGCGTCGCTCGGCAAGGCGAGCGCGACCTCGGTCGCCGCCTTCCACAATCGCTGGTATCGCCCCGACCGGGCGGTCGTGGTTATCGTCGGCGATGCCGATCCGGCGGTGCTCGCCGGGCTGGTCGCGAAATATTATGGCGACTGGAAAGCCGACGGACCGAACCCCGCCAATCCCGATTTCGGCAAGCCCGACCCGACCAAACCCGCGGCGCGCGAGATCGTCGAGGCGAACCAGCCGCTGGCGCTGACGCTGGCGATGGTGCGCCCGTGGAAGAAGCGCATCGACACGGTCGAAAATACGCGGCGGCTCTATCTCGAATTCATCGCGCAGGCGCTGGTCAATCGCCGGCTGGAAAACCGCGCGCGCAGCGGCGGCAGCTATCTGGTCGCGACGGTCGAGCAGCAATATGTCAGCCGCAGCGTCGACGTGACGATGGCGTCGATCGTTCCCCTGAGCGACTGGAAAGCCGCGCTTGCCGACGTGCGCGGCGTGATCGCCGACGCGGTGAAAAACCCGCCGTCGCAGGCCGACATCGACCGCGAGGCGAACGAGATTCAGGCGTTCCTGGTCAAGGAGCTGGAGAATGCGCGCAACGAGCCCGGCGCGCGGCTCGCTGACGACATGGTGCGGGCGGTCGATATCAACGAAACGGTAACGAGCCCGCAGGGGCAGGTCGACATGTTCAAGGCGATCCGCGCCTCGGCGACGCCGAAGGTGATGCTGGACATCAGCAAGGCGATCTTTGCCGCGCCGGTCACCCGCGTCGTGCTGACCACGCCAACGCCCGCGGGCGGCGATGCCGCAGTGCTGGCCGCGCTGAAGGCACCCGTGACCGCGCGCGACGACCGGCTGGCGGCGGTGAAGGCCGATTTCAAGCAGCTGCCGGCGATCGGCCAGCCGGGCACGATCGCCGCGACCAGCGCCCTCCTCGGCCTGCGCGCCGAGCGGATCGAATTCGCCAATGGCGTTACCGCGCTCGTTTCGAACAACAAGGTCGAGCCGGGCAAGGTGCGCGTCAATGTGCGCTTTGGCACCGGCAACCGCAGCGTCGCCGCCGACGCGCCGAACCTGCTCTGGACCGGTGACTATGCGCTGGTCGCGAGCGGTATCGGCCCGTGGGGGCAGAACGAGATCGACCAGCTGACCAACGGCCGGCAGATCCAGATGAATTTCGCGATCGACGACGATGCGTTCGAACTGTCGGCCGAAAGCCGGCCCGCCGACCTGGCCGACCAGATGCGGCTGATCGCCGGCAAACTGGCGCAGCCGCGCTGGGATCCGGCGCCGGTCGAACGGCTGCGCATCGGTTTCCTCACCGGATATGATCTCAACGACGCGACGCCCAACGCGGTGCTCGACCGCAATCTGCGCGGCTGGCTGACGAACAATGACGCGCGCTGGGCCGCGCCCGACAAGGCGCAGATCGAGGCGCTGACCCCCGCCGCCTTCCGCGCTTTCTGGGAACCGCGTCTGGCCAGCGGGCCGATCGAGGTGCAGATTTTCGGCGACCTCGAAACCGTCGACTATAAGAAGATCCTCGCCGAGACGCTCGGCGCGCTGCCGCCGCGACAGACCCTCGCGCCGCCCGCCGGCCAGCGCGTCGATTTTGCCAAACATGTCACCGTGCCCGAGATCGCTTACCATCGCGGCGAGCAGGGGCAGGCGGCGGCGATGACCGCCTGGCCGACCGGCGGCGGCCTCGCCAGCCCGCGCGACGCGCGCGGGCTCGAAGTGCTGGCGGCGATCTTCAACGACCGCCTGTTCGATCGTCTGCGCGCCGAGCAGGGCGCAAGCTATGGCCCCGTGGTCGACAGCCACTGGCCGACGGGCTTCGACACTGGCGGCTATCTGCTCGTCGGCAGTCTGCTCGCACCGAAGGATCTCGATCGCTTTTACGGTATCGCCCGCGACATCGCCGCCGACCTGGTCGCAAAGCCGATCACCGCCGACGAACTGGCGCGCAACGCCGGGCCGATCCGCGAGCAGGTCGCGCGCGCGTCGACGGGCAATGTCTATTGGATGTTCCTGCTCGAAGGCGCGACGCGCGATCCGCGCGTCACAGCGGCCGCGCTGTCGATCCAGGACGATATTTCGGCGGTCACTTCGGCCGATATCCAGCGGCTGGCGCGGCAATATCTGACACCCGCGCGCCAATGGTCGCTGGCGATCCTGCCCAAGGGGATGACGCTCGCCGAGGCATCGGCGCTGGGTACAGCGTCGGCTTCGGCGCCCGCGGCGGGCGGGCGTTAA